In the Topomyia yanbarensis strain Yona2022 chromosome 3, ASM3024719v1, whole genome shotgun sequence genome, one interval contains:
- the LOC131690768 gene encoding putative glycerol kinase 5 — translation MRLQIPTTKKSLTESSGFKAGEKYIASLDIGTTTIKCFIYAANRDIAQLDVVGTAHEQVELLYPSPGQVEIVPSQLWDSVIRTIKNAMADASLSAERIDCLSISTQRNTFTCWNRLTGKIYHNFITWKDLRADKLVHQWNNSLKLRMLKFGARFLHFFSRSKRFLAGSVIKMMNPQVTLRLAWVLQNNGDLQRDVKNGNVLYGTIDSWLLYRLRQGTDRTRFVEHISDVTNCTASGFYDPFGQEWAGWALNLFSIKKELLPKAVDNSYDFGYVHESLFGSRIKIGASISDQSASLWGNCCFDKGDVKITLGTGSFLNVNTGSTCLASVHGLYPLVGYKMTSPHGTELVYLMEGASNDNGSIIEWAMNIGLFVDPSETSGMALSVPDSDGVSFIPAFSGLGPPIRDDTAGTGFIGIKASTRKEHLVRAILESLAYRIALLYVSTLDETRFTFTRIKVDGGVSRNDFICQTLADLTGLPVERGEVTDSTALGAMFLAGLNVGIWRNKQELIHIRKIERIFQPNAANKRHCMISMQSWERAVERFKRWYIAEELNKLT, via the exons ATGCGGTTGCAGATTCCTACTACCAAGAAATCACTGACAGAATCCAGCGGATTTAAAG CCGGGGAAAAATATATCGCCTCGCTGGACATTGGCACCACTACGATTAAATGCTTTATCTATGCTGCCAATCGTGATATCGCACAACTGGATGTCGTTGGCACAGCCCATGAGCAA GTCGAACTATTGTATCCATCGCCTGGACAAGTGGAGATCGTCCCCAGTCAACTGTGGGACAgcgtgatacgtacgatcaaaAATGCAATGGCGG ACGCCTCACTAAGCGCCGAGCGAATCGACTGTCTGAGCATATCAACCCAAAGGAATACGTTCACTTGCTGGAATCGTCTCACCGGAAAGATATACCACAATTTCATCACTTGGAAAGATTTACGCGCGGATAAACTCGTCCATCAATGGAACAACAGCTTGAAGCTAAG AATGCTCAAATTCGGCGCCCGATTCCTGCACTTCTTTTCTCGTAGCAAGCGTTTTCTGGCCGGAAGTGTCATCAAAATGATGAACCCGCAGGTCACCCTGCGACTCGCTTGGGTACTTCAGAACAACGGCGATCTACAGCGCGACGTGAAGAACGGTAATGTCCTGTACGGAACGATCGACTCGTGGCTGCTTTATCGACTGCGGCAGGGCACCGACCGGACGCGCTTTGTCGAACATATCAGTGATGTGACGAACTGCACCGCGAGCGGGTTCTACGATCCCTTCGGACAGGAATGGGCCGGATGGGCACTCAATTTGTTCTCTATTAAG AAAGAACTGCTTCCCAAGGCAGTGGATAACTCTTATGACTTCGGCTATGTGCATGAATCACTGTTTGGAAGTCGTATTAAAATTGGTGCATCG ATTTCAGATCAATCCGCATCGCTGTGGGGGAACTGCTGCTTCGATAAGGGAGATGTTAAGATAACACTAGGAACAGGATCATTCCTAAACGTCAACACTGGTTCCACGTGTTTGGCTTCAGTCCATGGATTGTATCCGCTGGTTGGATACAAAATGACATCCCCTCACGGTACAGAATTAGTCTATCTAATGGAGGGGGCGTCCAACGATAACGGTTCCATCATCGAATGGGCAATGAATATTGGACTGTTCGTCGATCCTAGCGAAACGTCCGGAATGGCTCTCTCGGTTCCCGATTCGGACGGAGTTTCGTTCATTCCGGCTTTCAGTGGATTGGGG CCACCGATCCGTGACGACACCGCCGGCACCGGTTTTATCGGCATCAAAGCATCAACCCGGAAAGAACACTTGGTTAGAGCCATTCTCGAAAGCCTAGCCTATCGAATCGCACTGTTGTATGTGAGCACACTGGACGAAACACGGTTCACATTCACCCGGATCAAGGTCGATGGCGGAGTGTCCCGGAACGATTTCATTTGCCAAACGCTGGCCGATCTTACCGGGCTCCCGGTGGAACGAGGCGAAGTAACTGACTCAACGGCACTGGGAGCAATGTTCCTGGCCGGGCTAAACGTCGGCATCTGGCGTAATAAGCAGGAACTTATTCATATTAGAAAAATCGAACGGATTTTTCAGCCGAACGCGGCGAACAAAAGACACTGCATGATAAGTATGCAGTCGTGGGAACGCGCAGTGGAACGCTTCAAGCGGTGGTATATTGCCGAAGAACTGAACAAGCTAACTTGA